A portion of the Aerosakkonema funiforme FACHB-1375 genome contains these proteins:
- a CDS encoding DUF1816 domain-containing protein, giving the protein MLLTNRTLPKQEEIKFGWWVKIVTLLPECTYYIGPFNSIREAAAAQVGYMEDLKQEGAQEMTVWIRQCKPKMLTSFED; this is encoded by the coding sequence ATGCTTTTAACAAATCGTACACTTCCAAAACAAGAAGAAATTAAATTTGGCTGGTGGGTAAAAATTGTTACTTTATTACCAGAGTGTACTTACTACATTGGGCCTTTTAATAGTATTCGGGAAGCTGCTGCCGCTCAAGTCGGCTACATGGAAGATTTAAAACAGGAGGGAGCCCAAGAAATGACGGTTTGGATTAGGCAGTGTAAGCCTAAAATGTTAACAAGCTTTGAAGATTGA